CGAAGTCGTCGATGACGACCCGGACGCCGATCGTCATCAGCGCCGCCAGGGTCTCGGTCACCACGCCGCTCGGGTCGATCACGGCCTGCTCGGTGACCTCCAGTTGGAGCAGGTGCGGCGGCAGGCCCGTCCGGTCGAGGATCTGCGCCACCGCGCCGGCCAGGCCGTTCTGGTGGAGCTGGCGGACCGACACGTTCACGCTCACGTACAGGCCGGGTCGGACCCGCTGCCACCGGCTGGCCTGCCGGCACGCCTGCTCCAACAGTTGTGCGCCGAGCGTGACCACCAGGCCGGTCCGTTCGGCCAGCTCGATGAAGCGGGCCGCGCTGAGCAGGCCGAGCCGGGGATGCTGCCAGCGGGCCAGCGCCTCCACCCCGGCCAGCCGACCGGTGCGGAGGTCGGCGATGGGCTGGTAGGCGGCCATGAACTCGCCCCGCCGCAGCGCCGCCGGCATGGCCGCCGACAGCCGGTACCGCGCGGCGTCGGCCTCGCTGCGGTCCGGGTCGAACCGGCGCAGGGTGGCCTTCCCGTCCGCCTTGGCCCAGTGCAGCGCGATCTCGCTGGCGCGCATCAGGGCCGCGGCGGCACCGTCGGCGACGGTGGCCTCGGCCACTCCCGCGCTCGCCGTCAGGGGCACCTCGGTGCCGTTGACCCGGAACGGGGCGGCGACCGCGGCGAGCGCCTGATCGGCGATCTTGACGGTGTCCTCGGCGCAGGTGGTGTCGCGGACCAGGATCGCGAACCGGTCGCTGTCCAGCCGCGCCACCAGGTCGATCCGCCGGTCGGTGAGCGCGCCGAGCCGGTCGGCGATCTCGCGGAGCAGCAGGTCGCCGACCTGGTGGCCGAGCACGTCGTTGACCGCCGCGAAGTCGTCGACGTCGAGGCAGCAGACGCCCACCCGGCCGATCGGCACCTCGGCGGCGGACAGGCGGCCCAACTGCTCGGTGAAGAGTGTCAGGTTGGGCAGCCCGGTCAGCGTGTCGTGGGTGGCGAAGCGGCGGAACCTGGTCTCGCTGACCCGGAGCGCCTCCTCGGCCTTGGTGCGGGCGGCCAGCGCGGCCAGCCGGACCGTCTCCTGGGCGCGGAGGGTGCGGTCGTGCGCGGCCGCCGCGAAGCCCGCCGCGAGCTCGGCCAGCAGGTCGTTCAGCCGGGCGGCGCGGGCCGGATCGGCCCCGACGGCCAGCTCGTCGAGGAACCGCGAGCCGATGACCGCGATCGTGCCGCCGAGCGCCTCCGGTGACCCGAAGCCGGCCGCCACCAGGTCGGCACCGATCCGCCGGCCGTGGCCCGGCTCGGCCGGTTCGGTGAGGACCGCGGTGACCAGGCGGTCCGCCAGCCCGGCCACGATGCGGTGCCGCTGGGCGGCGCTGATCGGCACGTAGTGCGCCCGGTGCAGGGCCACAGCCCACGCCGTGACGAACTGCTCGACGCCCGGCCGGTGCCGGTCGTCGACCCCGTCGGCGTCGGGCCGATCGTTCACCTGCGGCGCCCGACCCCGACGTAGAAGCTCATCCGCTCCGGATGCTCGCCGACCTCGGCCGGTGACTCGGGACGCCACAGCGGTGACCACACCACACCGGGTTCCACCAGGTCGAGGCCGGCGAAGAAGTCCTCCACCTGGGCGCGGGTACGGGCGGTGACCGGGGTGTTCGTCCGGCCGCTGAGCCGGGTGCCCTCGCCCATCTCGTCCGGCCGGCTGTCGGTGGTGACGTGGCTGATCGCCACGCAGCTGCCGGGGGCCAGCGCCGTCCACAGTCGCCTGATCACGCCGTACGGGTCGTCCTCGTCGGCAACCGCGTGCACGACCGAGACGAGCAGCAGGCCGACCGGCTGGTCGAGGTCCAGCAGCCGGCGGACCTCGGGGTGGCCCAGGATGGCGTCCGGGTGGCGCAGGTCCTCCAGCAGGGCGATCGCGTTCGGCTGGCCGGCGAGGATGTGCGTGCTGTGGGTCACCGCCACCGGGTCGATGTCCACGTAGACCACCCGGGTGTCCGGATCCACCTGCTGGGCGATCTCGTGCACGTTGCCCACCGTCGGGATGCCGGACCCGATGTCGAGGAACTGCCGGATCCCCTCGTCGAGCATGAAGCGCACCGCGCGGTGCAGGAACTCGCGGTTCGCCCGCGCGACCAGACGGAGGTCCGGCACCGCGGCCAGGGCCTGCCGGGCGAACTCCCGGTCGACCTCGAAGTTGTGCGAGCCGCCGAGCCAGTAGTCGTAGGCTCGGGCCACGCTCGGCCGACTGAGGTCGACATCTGCTGGTGCCCACTCCGGCCGTTCCATTGCCACCTTTCCCCATCACCACAGTGACGTGACCGCCGCCACTATAATCGGAAGTTTCCCACCCCTGCAGCGCGGCGGGATTCCGCCGCAGGCCAGTGCCGCCGGGGGTTCCGCCCACGATCCGTCCACAGGGCACGGACACTCGACCCGCCGGTGGTCGTCAGGCGGGCGGGGCGACCGCGCCTCCGTGGCGGTGTCCCCGGCGACCGCATCGGTCGATCTCCCCGGGTGTCGACGGCCCCGACCGGCCGGTCGGGGCCGGGCGCGGTTTCGCGGAGCGGTGCCGCCGGGGGCGGGCCGGGGCGCCGATAGTTATAAATCCTTTATGCGTAACTTGTCCGATTCCCTCTCGTTCAGTCGTTGACGGCTGCCGCGACACCGAGCAGACCCGTCATCCGCATCTGAACGGGGGAAATCGGTGAGGCCTGTCCTGCGAAGAATCACGAGCGCGTCCACGGCGGTGCTGGTCGCCGGCCTGGCGACCCTGGGGGTGGGGACGCCGGCCCGGGCGGCACCCGGCGACGCGACCGCCCGCGGTGTCGTCGTCGACCTGTCCGCCGAGGTGCTCGGCACAGCGGTGATCTCCGCCGCCGCCACCATCGGCACCGCCACCGCGCCGGCCGCCGGTGGCACCGACACCGAGACGTTGCTGGCGGTGTCGGTACCGGGGGCGCTCGGCGTGACCGCCAGCGGCACCGTGGCGGAGGTCACCGCCACCCGGGCGGCGGACGCTTCGTCGGCGTCCGCCAGCGTCACCGCCCTCAACCTGACGGTGCTCGGCATCGACGTGCTGGACACCGCCGAGGCCACCGCCACCGCGGTCTGCCCGCAGGTCGGCGCGACCAGCGCGGACACCACGCTCGTCGGGCTGGAGCTGTTCGGCTCGGCGGTGACCCTGACGGCGAACACCCCCGCCGTCGTGGGCAGCGCCGCAGTGGTGGTGCCGGGGCTGGTCGGCGCGAGCCTGGACGCCGCGTTGACCCGCGTCGAGACGACCACCGCCACCGGCGCGACCGCGATCGCGGTACGGGCCGTCCTCACCCTGTCGGGCACCGTCCTCGGTGTCCCGACCACCATCCCCGTCGGAACCGTGATCGTGGCCGAGGCCAGCTGTGAACGTCCGCCGGCCGCGCCGACCGCCGCGACGATCACCCCCGACGAGGGTCCGCAGTCGGGCGGCCAGACGGTGACGATCACCGGTACGGGCTTCGTCCCGGACGGCACCACGGTCACCTTCGACGGCGTGCCGGCGACCGGCGTCACCGTGGCACCGGGTGGCGGCTCGCTGACGGCGGTCACCCCGCCCGGCGCGGTCGGCCCCGCGCAGGTGGTGGTCAGCACGGTGAACGGCGCGACCGCGCCGCTGGGCTACACGTACCTGGCCGACGGCAGCGGAGCGACGGTCACCGGCCTCACGCCGACCTCCGGACCCACCGTCGGCGGCACGACCGTGACGATCACCGGCACCGGTTTCACCGGCGCGGCCGGCGTGGACTTCGACGGGTTGCCCGGCACCGGGTTCACCGTCGACCCGGCCGGCACCACGATCACGGTGGTGACCCCGCCGAACCCGGCGGGGCCGGCCCTGGTCGAGCTGGTCTTCCCGGACGGTCGGGTGACCGCGCCGACGTTCACCTACGTCGCGCCGACGATCACCTCGATCGTGCCGGACACCGGCCCGACCGCCGGCGGCACCACGGTCACGATCACCGGTACCGGCTTCACCGGGGCGACCGGAGTGACCTTCGGCGACACCCCGGGCACCAACCTCGTCGTGGACCCGGGTGGCACCTCGCTGACCGTGGTCACACCGCCGGGGCAGGTCGGCCCGGTGGACGTCACCGTGCTGCTCCCGGGCGCGAACGCCACCGCCCCGGGCGGCTTCACCTACGTGGCAGCGCCGCCGACCGCCGCGTCGATCACGCCGGACGAGGGTCCGCAGGCGGGCGGCCAGACGGTGACGATCACCGGATCCGGCTTCGTCCCCGGTGGCACGACCGTCACCTTCGACGGGCTGCCGGCCACCGGCGTCACGGTCGCCCCGGGCGGCACCTCCCTGACGGCCGTCACCCCGCCCGGTGCGGTGGGGCCGGCCGTCGTGCTGGTGAGCACCGACGCCGGTACGGCGGCACCGCTCGGCTACACCTACCTCGCTGACGGCAGCGCCGCCGACGTGACCGGGCTGACCCCGACGACCGGGCCGACCTCGGGCGGCACCACGGTGACCATCACCGGCACCGGCTTCACCGGGGCGACCGGGGTGACCTTCGACGGGGTGCCCGGCACCGGGTTCACCGTCGACCCGGCCGGCACCACGATCACCGTGGTGACTTCGCCGAACACGGCCGGGCCGGCGGAGGTGCGACTGGTGTTCCCGGCCGGCACCGCCGGGGCGCCGCCGTTCACGTACGTCGCACCGACGATCACCTCCATCGTGCCGGGCACCGGACCGACCACCGGCGGCACCACGGTGACCATCACCGGCACCGGCCTCACCGGCGCGACCGGTGTGGACTTCGGTGGCACACCGGGCACCAACCTGGTGGTGAGCCCCGACGGGACCTCACTGACAGTGGTCACCCCACCCGGCCCGGTCGGCCCGGTGGACGTGACCGTGCAGCTGCCGGGTGACGACGTCACCGAACCGGGCGGGTTCAGCTACGAGGCCGCCCCGCCGCGCATCGACACGGTCACCCCGGGCCAGGGGCCGACCGACGGCGGTACGACCGTGACGGTCGGCGGCTCCGGGTTCGTGCCGGGCCGGACCACTGTCACCATCTGCGGCGCGGTCATCCCGGCCAGCCAGGTCACCGTGGCGACGGACGGTCGCTCGTTGACCTTCCGCACGCCGCCCTGCGCGGCCGGCGACACCACGGTCGTGGTGAACACCGACGGTGGCGCCTCCAACGGGCTCACCTTCCGCTACGTCCCGCGGAACCTGCCGGTGACCGGTGACGTCGTCACCACGCCGCTGGCCGCCGGGGCGGTGCTCGCGCTCCTCGGCGTCGTCCTCGTCCTGCTGACCCGCCGTCGGCGGCACGCCGGACAGGTCGACTGACCGGGACGTCCCGGCCGGGGTCCGATCGGATCCCGGCCGGGACGCGTACCGACAGCCTCGTCCCGCCGAGCGGCGCACCCGCGCCGGGCGGCCAGCGGCCTGACCGCCGTCGTGGCCGGTCAGGCCCCTGGTCGCACCTCCCGGCCCCGCCGGTTCAGGGTCTGCTCAACCGCCGTGCAGGACAGCGCCGGTCCAGGGCACGCTCAGTTCGCCGTGCAGGACAGCGCCGGTACGCCGTTGGTGCCGCCCGCCGAGGCCAGGAAGCCGAAGGTCGTGCTGCCGCCGGCACCGAGCGCGCCGTTGTAGCTGACGTTGCGGGCGGTGACCGTCGGGCCGCTGCTGGTCAGTGTCGCGCTCCACGCCTGCGTCACCTGCTGCCCGTTGGCGAACGTCCAGGTCACCGTCCAGCCGCTGATCGCGGAGCTGCCGGCGGTCACCCGTACCTCGGCCTGGAAGCCGCCCTGCCACTGACCGGTCACCGTGTACGACGCCGCGCAGGACCGCCCGCCCGACGGCGGCGGGGTCGTGGTCGGCGGCGGGGTGGTGGTCGGCGGCGGGGTGGTGGTCGGTGGCGGCGCGGTGGTGGTCGGCGGCGGGGTGGTCGGCGGGGTGGTGCCGACGGCGCTCATGATGGCGTCGATGATGCCCTGCTGGGTGACGCTGCCGGTGCTGCGGTTGAACAGCCCGAACCCGTACGCCCCGTTGTAGCCGTTGTCCCAGTAGGCGGTGGCGGCCCCGTACTTCTTGGCGGTGGCCACCAGGGTGCGCGCGTAGTCCGCGCGGTACCTGTTGTTCGTCGGGTCGGCGGACGTCTTGTCGACCGATCCGTACTCGCCGACGAAGACCGGGTAGCCACGCGCGACGAAGGTGTCGCGCACCTTCTTCAGCTGCCCGTCCATGAAGTCCTGCTGCCCCCAGGTCGACTTCCGGGCCGGATTGGTGGCGGCCGGCCCCCACTGCGTGATGGTGCCGTTCTCCTCACCGGCGAAGTCCCAGGGGTCGTAGTAGTGCACGGAGATCATCAGCCGCTGCTCGTTGGCCGGGATGGACGACGACCGGTACTGGTCGGTCGGCAGCACGAAGCCGTAGTTGCCGACGGTGTAGTCGATGTTGGTGTTCCAGCCGGGGACGAGCAGCCAACGC
Above is a window of Micromonospora rifamycinica DNA encoding:
- a CDS encoding putative bifunctional diguanylate cyclase/phosphodiesterase; this encodes MNDRPDADGVDDRHRPGVEQFVTAWAVALHRAHYVPISAAQRHRIVAGLADRLVTAVLTEPAEPGHGRRIGADLVAAGFGSPEALGGTIAVIGSRFLDELAVGADPARAARLNDLLAELAAGFAAAAHDRTLRAQETVRLAALAARTKAEEALRVSETRFRRFATHDTLTGLPNLTLFTEQLGRLSAAEVPIGRVGVCCLDVDDFAAVNDVLGHQVGDLLLREIADRLGALTDRRIDLVARLDSDRFAILVRDTTCAEDTVKIADQALAAVAAPFRVNGTEVPLTASAGVAEATVADGAAAALMRASEIALHWAKADGKATLRRFDPDRSEADAARYRLSAAMPAALRRGEFMAAYQPIADLRTGRLAGVEALARWQHPRLGLLSAARFIELAERTGLVVTLGAQLLEQACRQASRWQRVRPGLYVSVNVSVRQLHQNGLAGAVAQILDRTGLPPHLLQLEVTEQAVIDPSGVVTETLAALMTIGVRVVIDDFGIGYANLANLRSLPLHGLKLDASLTRSSAQPARRPGDRRPGTDDEFLSTVVSLGHKLGLVVTAEGIETAQQARQLASTGCDNGQGWHFGRPVPPQEITAGIVARGHRETVPHDTGPPPVPLRRL
- a CDS encoding SAM-dependent methyltransferase — translated: MERPEWAPADVDLSRPSVARAYDYWLGGSHNFEVDREFARQALAAVPDLRLVARANREFLHRAVRFMLDEGIRQFLDIGSGIPTVGNVHEIAQQVDPDTRVVYVDIDPVAVTHSTHILAGQPNAIALLEDLRHPDAILGHPEVRRLLDLDQPVGLLLVSVVHAVADEDDPYGVIRRLWTALAPGSCVAISHVTTDSRPDEMGEGTRLSGRTNTPVTARTRAQVEDFFAGLDLVEPGVVWSPLWRPESPAEVGEHPERMSFYVGVGRRR
- a CDS encoding IPT/TIG domain-containing protein; the encoded protein is MRPVLRRITSASTAVLVAGLATLGVGTPARAAPGDATARGVVVDLSAEVLGTAVISAAATIGTATAPAAGGTDTETLLAVSVPGALGVTASGTVAEVTATRAADASSASASVTALNLTVLGIDVLDTAEATATAVCPQVGATSADTTLVGLELFGSAVTLTANTPAVVGSAAVVVPGLVGASLDAALTRVETTTATGATAIAVRAVLTLSGTVLGVPTTIPVGTVIVAEASCERPPAAPTAATITPDEGPQSGGQTVTITGTGFVPDGTTVTFDGVPATGVTVAPGGGSLTAVTPPGAVGPAQVVVSTVNGATAPLGYTYLADGSGATVTGLTPTSGPTVGGTTVTITGTGFTGAAGVDFDGLPGTGFTVDPAGTTITVVTPPNPAGPALVELVFPDGRVTAPTFTYVAPTITSIVPDTGPTAGGTTVTITGTGFTGATGVTFGDTPGTNLVVDPGGTSLTVVTPPGQVGPVDVTVLLPGANATAPGGFTYVAAPPTAASITPDEGPQAGGQTVTITGSGFVPGGTTVTFDGLPATGVTVAPGGTSLTAVTPPGAVGPAVVLVSTDAGTAAPLGYTYLADGSAADVTGLTPTTGPTSGGTTVTITGTGFTGATGVTFDGVPGTGFTVDPAGTTITVVTSPNTAGPAEVRLVFPAGTAGAPPFTYVAPTITSIVPGTGPTTGGTTVTITGTGLTGATGVDFGGTPGTNLVVSPDGTSLTVVTPPGPVGPVDVTVQLPGDDVTEPGGFSYEAAPPRIDTVTPGQGPTDGGTTVTVGGSGFVPGRTTVTICGAVIPASQVTVATDGRSLTFRTPPCAAGDTTVVVNTDGGASNGLTFRYVPRNLPVTGDVVTTPLAAGAVLALLGVVLVLLTRRRRHAGQVD
- a CDS encoding cellulase family glycosylhydrolase, whose amino-acid sequence is MTSTLRKVQFAFLSGVLALAGSAVVTTSSASADSMTQLNATQLVAGMGAGWNLGNALEANANGIPSETAWGNPVVTQAFIDRVRAAGFTTIRIPVSYLGNIGSAPNYTVNAGWLNRIKEIVDYAYGRGLYVLINMHGDGYKTINGSWLICDASNQTTIKDRYQKVWQQVATRFQSYGERLVLESMNEEFDGQYGNPTQPCYSNINAYNQIFVDTVRRTGGNNTSRWLLVPGWNTNIDYTVGNYGFVLPTDQYRSSSIPANEQRLMISVHYYDPWDFAGEENGTITQWGPAATNPARKSTWGQQDFMDGQLKKVRDTFVARGYPVFVGEYGSVDKTSADPTNNRYRADYARTLVATAKKYGAATAYWDNGYNGAYGFGLFNRSTGSVTQQGIIDAIMSAVGTTPPTTPPPTTTAPPPTTTPPPTTTPPPTTTPPPSGGRSCAASYTVTGQWQGGFQAEVRVTAGSSAISGWTVTWTFANGQQVTQAWSATLTSSGPTVTARNVSYNGALGAGGSTTFGFLASAGGTNGVPALSCTAN